In Diadema setosum chromosome 19, eeDiaSeto1, whole genome shotgun sequence, a genomic segment contains:
- the LOC140242426 gene encoding creatinase-like, whose translation MYRQLATRVCAKGNLMRRGLIHQESGVSAFEGVERSSSLQKPFRCNTGNLVRHSSGVQSETYKSMPRLKSMPNGEKVKPTFSHDEMSRRIDMVRGYMAENDIGGVLFTSIHNVNYFSDFLYCAFGRPYGLVVTQDKVISISAGIDGGQPWRRTSTGDNVIYTDWHQDNFWLAAQRELDGVHGKVGCEFNHLTLDGKAKLDKAVAGKEVVDVGTPMMMRRTIKSDEEIALITEGARICDLGGEAMVAAIAEGVGEHEIALRGTQAMVREIARCFPHAELLDTWSWFQSGINTDGAHNPVTSRKVQKGDILSLNAFPMIAGYYTALERTLFFDHIPSDRHLELWEKNCEVHRRGMKLIKPGVRCCDIAAELNEVYREFDLLKYRSFGYGYSFGQLCHYYGREAALELREDIETVLQPNMVVSMVPMITIAEGEPGAGGYREHNILVVTKDGARNITHFPSGPEYNVIKS comes from the exons ATGTATCGCCAACTCGCCACCCGTGTTTGTGCGAAGGGTAACCTGATGAGACGTGGCCTGATCCATCAAGAATCGGGTGTATCCGCCTTTGAAGGAGTTGAGAGGTCCTCGTCACTCCAGAAGCCCTTCAGGTGTAATACTGGCAACCTTGTTCGACACTCGTCAGGCGTGCAGTCGGAAACTTACAAGAGCATGCCGAGACTTAAGTCAATGCCGAATGGAGAGAAG GTCAAGCCAACGTTTTCCCACGACGAAATGAGCCGACGCATAGATATGGTGCGAGGGTACATGGCAGAAAACGACATTGGCGGCGTCCTTTTCACCTCCATCCACAACGTCAACTACTTCTCAGACTTCCTCTACTGCGCCTTCGGTCGACCCTACGGCTTGGTAGTCACCCAGGACAAAGTCATCAGTATCTCGGCCGGTATCGACGGCGGACAGCCGTGGCGACGGACCAGCACCGGCGACAACGTCATCTACACGGATTGGCATCAGGACAATTTCTGGTTGGCCGCCCAACGGGAACTCGATGGCGTCCATGGGAAGGTCGGCTGCGAGTTCAACCACCTGACACTGGACGGAAAGGCGAAGCTCGATAAGGCCGTGGCGGGAAAGGAGGTGGTCGACGTTGGCACTCCGATGATGATGCGGAGGACGATCAAGTCTGACGAAGAGATCGCTCTGATCACCGAAGGGGCTCGAATCTGCGATCTCGGTGGCGAAGCGATGGTTGCAGCCATAGCTGAAGGAGTTGGCGAACACGAAATCGCTCTGCGTGGCACGCAAGCCATGGTGCGAGAGATCGCCCGCTGTTTCCCTCATGCAGAGCTACTTGACA cATGGAGCTGGTTCCAGTCTGGCATCAATACTGACGGTGCCCATAATCCCGTGACTTCACGGAAAGTGCAAAAAGGAGACATCCTAAGCTTGAATGCATTCCCAATGATCGCTGG CTATTACACAGCCCTGGAACGGACACTCTTCTTCGACCATATTCCTTCCGACCGTCACCTCGAGTTGTGGGAGAAGAACTGCGAGGTGCACCGCCGAGGGATGAAACTTATCAAGCCTGGCGTGAGGTGCTGCGACATCGCGGCCGAACTGAACGAGGTGTACCGGGAGTTCGACCTGCTGAAGTACCGCAGCTTCGGTTACGGTTACTCGTTCGGCCAACTGTGTCACTACTACGGCAGGGAAGCAG CTCTGGAATTGCGGGAGGACATCGAAACGGTTCTTCAACCAAACATGGTGGTGTCCATGGTGCCGATGATCACAATAGCGGAAGGAGAGCCTGGGGCAGGAGGCTACAGGGAGCACAATATACTCGTTGTGACCAAAGATGGCGCGCGCAACATAACACATTTCCCGTCCGGTCCCGAGTATAATGTCATTAAATCATAA